One segment of Candidatus Hydrogenedentota bacterium DNA contains the following:
- a CDS encoding aminotransferase class I/II-fold pyridoxal phosphate-dependent enzyme: MFTADRLGKIPPYLFMTLRNKINNAKAAGIDVISLAIGDPVDPTPDSVIEALAKAAKDKANHRYPTDEEWGMLQFREAVARWYQRRYDVSLDPKSEIIALIGSKEGCHHFALGVINPGDLVLVTDPGYPGYKPSIWFVGAQPSPVPMRAKNNFLPDLTEIPSDIARQARAFYLNYPNNPTGAVATREFLQDLVAFAKNYEIAVCYDNPY, from the coding sequence ATGTTCACTGCTGATCGTCTTGGGAAAATCCCTCCTTATTTGTTCATGACGCTGAGAAACAAAATCAATAATGCGAAAGCCGCAGGAATTGATGTTATTAGCCTGGCAATCGGTGATCCCGTCGATCCCACACCCGATTCCGTTATTGAAGCCCTTGCAAAGGCGGCCAAAGACAAAGCCAATCACCGTTATCCCACCGATGAAGAGTGGGGGATGCTGCAGTTTCGTGAAGCAGTAGCAAGATGGTATCAGCGGCGCTACGACGTAAGCTTGGATCCTAAATCTGAAATCATCGCCCTGATCGGATCTAAAGAAGGATGTCACCATTTCGCCTTGGGCGTCATCAATCCGGGCGATCTGGTACTGGTCACTGATCCCGGCTATCCGGGCTATAAACCGAGCATCTGGTTTGTGGGAGCACAGCCCTCACCGGTGCCGATGCGTGCGAAAAATAACTTTCTGCCCGATCTCACCGAAATCCCTTCAGACATTGCGCGGCAGGCACGGGCATTTTATTTAAATTATCCCAATAACCCCACCGGCGCGGTGGCAACACGTGAATTTTTGCAGGATTTGGTTGCTTTCGCCAAGAACTATGAAATCGCTGTTTGTTACGACAACCCCTATAG
- a CDS encoding 2-C-methyl-D-erythritol 2,4-cyclodiphosphate synthase, giving the protein MIRIGIGYDIHRLEAGKTLILGGVTIPFERGFVAHSDGDVLCHAVADALLGAAGLPNIGILFPDTDPAFKDADSMKLLSTVVERLREKHCVPLQMDANIIAQRPKLQPYLEAMKHNMAQSLAIPLSAVSIKPRTNEALGAEGRGEAISAQVVLLIEQQDPR; this is encoded by the coding sequence ATGATACGAATCGGTATTGGCTATGACATACATCGTTTAGAGGCGGGAAAAACATTAATCTTAGGCGGCGTCACCATTCCTTTTGAACGTGGATTTGTCGCCCATTCCGACGGCGATGTCTTATGTCATGCCGTGGCCGATGCCTTGCTGGGCGCAGCAGGATTACCCAATATCGGCATTTTGTTCCCCGATACCGACCCCGCATTCAAAGATGCCGACAGCATGAAGCTCCTTTCAACGGTCGTGGAGCGGCTCCGAGAAAAGCACTGTGTTCCCCTGCAAATGGATGCCAATATCATTGCGCAGCGCCCTAAACTGCAGCCTTATCTGGAAGCGATGAAACACAATATGGCGCAGTCCTTAGCAATTCCGCTTTCAGCGGTCTCCATAAAACCGCGTACCAATGAAGCGCTCGGAGCCGAGGGCAGAGGAGAGGCTATCTCCGCACAAGTGGTGCTGTTGATAGAACAGCAAGACCCACGATAA
- the ispD gene encoding 2-C-methyl-D-erythritol 4-phosphate cytidylyltransferase produces the protein MKFQIIIPAAGLGRRLGADQPKALVPLAGKPLILHTLERFAPMAGNTRMIVVHPESWHKEFAAATASLHDSIILLPGGLERSDSVEAGLKVLDRDTDIVVIHDAARPFIRLAAVHNAVATAQQEGAATVAIPVSDTILQGDEDAFLERTPDRSRLWACQTPQVFQTHIIKEAYKQAIEIRRAVTDDASLVRLAGFPVKLVEGNAINFKITTPEDIVYAEYLVQRGML, from the coding sequence ATGAAGTTTCAGATTATCATTCCCGCCGCAGGGCTGGGACGCCGCTTAGGAGCAGATCAACCCAAAGCTTTGGTACCCCTTGCGGGAAAGCCGCTTATACTGCATACCCTTGAACGCTTCGCCCCCATGGCAGGCAACACGAGGATGATTGTTGTTCATCCGGAATCATGGCACAAGGAATTTGCAGCAGCAACGGCATCGCTGCACGATAGCATTATCTTACTACCGGGCGGTTTAGAAAGAAGCGACTCTGTCGAAGCCGGACTCAAAGTCTTGGACAGGGACACGGATATTGTGGTGATCCACGACGCTGCACGGCCCTTCATAAGGCTTGCTGCCGTGCACAACGCCGTGGCAACAGCTCAACAAGAAGGAGCGGCAACGGTGGCGATTCCTGTGTCGGATACCATTTTGCAAGGCGATGAAGATGCTTTCTTGGAACGCACACCGGACCGCTCACGGCTGTGGGCATGCCAAACGCCGCAAGTATTCCAAACCCACATTATTAAAGAGGCTTACAAACAAGCTATTGAAATACGGCGCGCAGTGACCGATGACGCTTCCTTGGTACGGCTTGCAGGATTCCCCGTGAAACTCGTAGAAGGCAACGCAATAAACTTTAAAATAACGACGCCTGAAGATATTGTTTATGCAGAATATTTAGTGCAACGAGGAATGCTATGA
- a CDS encoding purine-nucleoside phosphorylase, with amino-acid sequence MNLKKRIETAQKVLTAKLQVEPEIALILGTGLGMLSDQIESPEIVPYESLPGFPVSTVDSHAGEIIYGSLAGRRVIAFNGRFHRYEGYSMQELCFPVWFAKALGAHSLIVSNAAGGLNPQFSAGDLMVITDHINLMIDNPLIGKNDDSLGPRFPDMSAPYTPALIDLAEKAALEEKIKLRRGVYLGCVGPCLETRAEYRFMRIIGADAVGMSTVPEVIAAVHAGLKVLGFSVITDECFPDALQPADINKIIETANASEPLLTRIVMRCVAGL; translated from the coding sequence TTGAATCTGAAAAAGCGTATTGAGACAGCACAAAAAGTCTTGACAGCAAAACTGCAGGTAGAACCGGAGATCGCCCTTATTTTGGGCACAGGTTTAGGAATGCTATCTGACCAAATCGAATCTCCGGAAATAGTGCCCTATGAATCGCTGCCCGGATTTCCCGTATCCACAGTAGACAGTCACGCCGGAGAAATAATTTATGGTTCTTTAGCAGGACGCCGTGTCATCGCCTTCAACGGACGCTTTCACCGTTATGAAGGCTATTCCATGCAAGAATTATGTTTTCCCGTCTGGTTCGCAAAAGCCTTAGGCGCACATAGCTTGATTGTTTCCAATGCGGCAGGCGGTTTAAATCCTCAGTTCTCTGCCGGGGATCTTATGGTCATTACCGATCACATCAATTTGATGATAGATAATCCGCTCATTGGAAAAAATGACGATAGTCTGGGTCCACGCTTTCCTGATATGTCGGCACCGTATACACCGGCACTCATAGACCTTGCAGAAAAGGCCGCATTGGAAGAAAAGATAAAGCTCCGGCGCGGCGTGTATCTCGGCTGTGTAGGTCCCTGTTTGGAAACCCGTGCTGAATACCGTTTTATGCGTATTATCGGCGCGGATGCCGTGGGTATGAGCACGGTGCCGGAAGTAATCGCCGCTGTTCATGCCGGCTTGAAAGTACTGGGCTTTTCAGTCATTACCGACGAGTGTTTTCCTGATGCTCTCCAGCCCGCCGATATCAATAAGATTATTGAAACGGCGAATGCATCGGAACCGCTTTTAACACGTATTGTAATGAGATGTGTTGCCGGCTTATAA
- a CDS encoding DUF167 domain-containing protein — translation MTKKDKQTEEVMLEIRLLPRASSPRIKISAEGILHIAVTAPPIDNAANQALISLLAKILKKPKNSIQLVAGLRSRNKRIKISQANKEEVMKSLELFSGNKP, via the coding sequence ATGACTAAGAAAGACAAACAAACAGAAGAGGTAATGCTGGAAATCAGACTTTTACCGCGTGCGTCAAGTCCGCGGATAAAAATCTCTGCCGAAGGGATCCTTCATATCGCGGTCACAGCGCCGCCTATAGACAACGCTGCGAACCAAGCATTAATTTCACTATTAGCTAAAATACTGAAGAAACCAAAGAACTCGATTCAATTAGTGGCAGGACTCCGGTCAAGAAATAAACGTATCAAAATAAGTCAGGCGAATAAAGAAGAAGTTATGAAATCGCTTGAACTATTCAGTGGAAATAAACCATAA